A genomic stretch from Setaria viridis chromosome 1, Setaria_viridis_v4.0, whole genome shotgun sequence includes:
- the LOC117853993 gene encoding uncharacterized protein, producing the protein MLVRFMAISHHTYLILKMPAPNGVLSVYDDVETSYKCDTEEVQLTEALEYSAKATAMVAEAQKLDKDQLTILEMEPTPTTLQPDPKVKKICLSLEDLSKTTLIGFDLSEK; encoded by the coding sequence ATGCTGGTGAGGTTTATGGCGATCTCGCATcacacctacctcatcctcaagatgccggCTCCAAATGGTGTCCTCTCCGTCTACGACGATGTCGAGACTTCGTACAAGTGCGACACGGAGGAAGTGCAGCTCACTGAAGCCCTAGAGTACTCGgccaaggccaccgccatggtcGCCGAGGCCCAGAAGTTGGACAAGGACCAACTCACGATCCTAGAGATGGAGCCGACGCCCACAACACTGCAGCCTGAccccaaggtcaagaagatctgcctcaGCCTGGAAGACCTAAGCAAGACGACCCTCATAGGGTTCGACCTCTCcgagaaatag
- the LOC140220106 gene encoding exocyst complex component EXO70A1-like codes for MHIGVPELTNRFAVHLVYRRCILLISGYATTEIHHSGGVHEITRYVMMCIKLLSEHSALLTIVLNVTHGTGDVASTTEAPERIMADLMSRLESTLEKQSYYHVTAMRWLFLVNNMHFIIQQPETLDVLEDDSWVPRDSIEFYIYMYLDVSWTPVQFCLQYRIKMIPACFKPPATRRFNTLFEKTYRAQRSWKVEDPLLRKHMRQAVIGKLIPAYRSFLEKQENKPAKLIEHTPEELEETLSELFEG; via the exons ATGCACATTGGAGTTCCTGAACTTACTAATCGATTCGCCGTACAT CTCGTGTACCGCAGGTGCATTTTACTCATCTCTGGCTATGCTACCACTGAGATCCACCACAGTGGCGGTGTCCACGAGATAACAAGATACGTCATGATGTGCATCAAGTTGCTATCCGAGCATAGTGCCCTGCTGACCATCGTCCTCAACGTCACTCATGGCACAGGGGACGTCGCATCTACAACGGAGGCTCCTGAACGCATTATGGCCGATCTCATGTCTCGTCTGGAAAGTACACTTGAGAAGCAATCATACTACCACGTTACTGCGATGAGATGGTTATTCTTagtaaacaacatgcatttcaTAATACAGCAACCGGAGACCTTGGATGTGCTTGAAGATGACAGTTGGGTGCCTAGGGACAGTATAGAGTTTTACATCTACATGTACCTTGATGTTTCATGGACACCCGTCCAATTTTGCTTGCAGTACAGAATCAAGATGATCCCAGCATGCTTCAAACCACCTGCAACAAGAAGATTCAACACCTTGTTTGAGAAAACTTACCGGGCTCAGAGGTCCTGGAAAGTTGAAGATCCCCTGCTTCGGAAGCACATGCGACAGGCGGTAATAGGAAAGCTCATCCCCGCCTACCGTTCATTCCTGGAGAAGCAGGAAAACAAACCTGCAAAGCTTATTGAGCATACACCTGAAGAACTTGAGGAAACGCTGTCCGAACTATTTGAAGGATGA